The genomic stretch CGACACCGTtattaattgtttttatattaAAGAACAGATTTTTGGCTAATTTTGGTCGCTACGACCGCAATCAATATCGTGACACCTGTACAGACCGAAATCGCTAAAGCCTTTACGTGACCGCGACTGTTTTATAAAAGTTTGATTGTGACAGATGGTTTCACATTGTCTTACTTGTGTATTTATTTTGATGCAGGAAATTGATAAAAAGATACAATCTCTCGATTACACAAGCTTTAGGGTAGAGGTTTTGAGTGCTGATGCTCAGCCCTCGTATAATAATGGGGTAATAGTTGTAGTGACTGGCTGTTTGACTGGAACTGACAATGTTAAACGCAAGTTtgctcaatcatttttcctagcTCCACAGGACAAGGGCTTCTATGTTTTGAATGATGTTTTTAGATATGTTGATGAGTATAAGTCAGTTGATATTGAGTCTGTACCAGCAAATGATGCTGATGAAAGTGCTCCTCCATCAGAAGCTTTTACTCCAGAGCCCGGTAAATCTCATATGAAGTAATTTTTGAATGTTTTGCGAGGCTTTTTTAGAGCAGAAAGCTTAGAATTTCTTGAATTAACCATACTCAACAAgatttatttttataaatagAACACAAGATTAATTATATTTACAGGATAATTATGAACGATTCTTCATCCCATATGATTGAACCCACAGATTCATGCCTTTGAATATTGAGTCCTTATGCTAGTTACTGCAAAATATATTCTTCCATTTAATTTTATTGTCTTCTTTATTCCTCTTATAATATTATTACGGTTAGATGTTTGAGTTATAAATTTTGCTCTTGATTGTTCACTATAGAGGCTGTCCATGTTCCTGAAGAAATTCCACCCAGTCAAACTGTTATTGCTGATACTGACACTATCATCACCAAAGAAGTGACCCTACCACTGGAGAATGGAAAATTACCAGTTGTTGAATCTGTGATTCCTGTTAATCATGTTAAAGAGCCAATCCATCAAGAATTACCCCCAGTCACTGAGAAAGTTGCTTCTACTAATACACAGGAGGATACTCCTAAAAAGTCTTTTGCATCCATTGTGAgttttattcatttatttatttacCTGTGTCTATTTTTTTAGTATCCGACAATAACTTTTTGCACTAATTTGTTTCAGGTGAATGCCTTGAAAGATAATTCTGCTCCTTTCCATTTGAGGGCTTCCCCTGCAAAACCCGCTGTGCAACCACCTCGTGTACACAGCAGCGTGCCTGCTCCTGAAGTACAAGCCCCACCTAATGCCGACATTCCACTGGAAAAGAATAATGAGAATGCAGGTAATTTTAATATACCTATTCTACGATTACAGTTAATTATATATATACTTTATATAACTCAGTATATAGATTCTAAATCAAATCGAATGTTCTGTCATAACTTCTGTAATTTGTCTCCCTCAGGTAAGGCTCATGCAATATTTGTTGCAAATTTGCCTATGAATGCAACAGTAGAGCAATTGGACCGGGTTTTCAAGAAATTTGGTTCCATTAAACGCGATGGTATTCAAGTTAGAAGTAACAAGGTGTGTTTCTTTTAAGCATTTGCAGCACCTGTTTTACTGAATGCACATTGACTACAGTTAGTGATACAATTTTTGTTTCGTTAGCAACAGGGATCCTGCTTTGGTTTTGTGGAATTTGAATCTGCTGCTTCATTGCAAAGTGCCCTAGAGGTATGGAGTATTTCTATCAATTGTTATTATGAGCAAGGTTGTAAATTGAATGCTGTCTTGCTTTTATAACTTCATCGGACTTTTTCATTATTTATTAAAATTTTCAATGTCAACTATATTTTGATTACCTTCTGATGTGAGAAGTGTAAGAAGCTTTTTTGCGAGTTTCACCATTGAAGAATTGTATGTAATATTTCAGGCTTCTCCTCCTGTTATGTTGGACAACCGCAGACTTTCCATCGAAGAAAGGCGAGGCAAGTGTGTCGTACTTTTCTCCTGTCTTTCACTAGTTTATGATCTAAAGATAGCATAATTTTGTACTTAGATCCTTATGATTCTAAGGACATTACATGCTCATGATGCTCTTTTAGACATTGCATTATGAAAAGTTGTGCTGCTATTACTGCCACATTATTATTTGTATATTGTCTGTTGCAGCTAACAATGATAGGGTGCAATATTCATCAGGACGGAGTGGATACCGCAACGACCGAAATGACGGCTTCAGGGGTCGTGGCAACTTTGGCGGTGGCCGGGGTGGTGGAGGCAGCTTTAACGGAAGGAATGATTTTGAGAAGAGAGGCGATTTCTCTGGACGGCCACGAGGAGGCAATAATAATGGGCGCATCAATGGAGATGCTGTGCCAAGAAGTTATCAGAATGGTGGAAAAGCCCCTCGTCAACAAGCACCGGTGAAAGTTCAATAAATTGATTCTTTTTGTTGGTAATTGAGCGAGCGGCAGCGGGATTTTTAGTAGATAGAGCATCTAGGGATTTTGGTTTGCATTTGAACTAGAGTTCTTTGGTTAAATTAAGTGTTTCTACTCTTTTTTTCTTGATCTCTTCCAATTTTGTTACTTATTTACTGTATCTAATTTTCTAGTATGATTGTTTTGGGATTGGTCAGTTATATACCATTTTTATTTAGAAGATTGTTCGTCATTTGTTTATTATTATCACAAGCAAATCTATACCAGGAAAGTTTAAGGCTACATGGAAATTTTAAGGTGCAACAATCAATGAATCTTGGTCAATTGTGGAAATGATTAACTTAACCAAAAAatcctttctatgctactaatATATGTTTTCAGtcttttgtttgtttttgttgatCCCTATTTTTCCCTTGGTTCCGACATTTTCTTTATCTTCTTGTAGTTGATATTATGATATATGTTGTATTTTTCTTTTCATATAATTATCGTGTAGTCAATGTGTAGTTAATTCAACTATATGATATAGTTTCGGTTGTATGAGGAAAACCTTGTGTGAAAGAAGACAATTATTCAATATCATTTATAGCCAAAGCTATTTATAAGAggagaaataaataattttttgTATCAAAATTCTTCCAAGTGATAAACCACTCGTGGTGAAAATATCAAAATTAGCATAATTATTAATCACGGCGAAACAAAATTCGCTCAAATTGAAATACACAAAAGCAAAAAATAGTTGCAAAGGAAAGAGAACATGATCTTCAAAATGCGCTTTAAAATACTAAAGAACAACAATAAGTTAAAGTGTTAACAATAAGTAAAAGAGTGTCAATTTATTAGAGGGGATGCGCCTTCCACCCCTGCTTGGTTCTTTGATGTTATCCGTTATTGAAAATCTAAACTCACATAAATCCACTCTTGCGTTGATGTTATCCGTTATTAAAAATCTACTCACATAAATCCACTCTTGCGTTGATGTTATCCGTTATTAAAAATCTAAACTCACATAAATCCGCTGCTGCTTGGAAGCTGGAAAGATGACGCCTTCAATAAGTATGTTTGGATTTTTAGGTTTTTGAGCGAATATGCATTTCCATAACCCACTGCTGCTTGGTTCATGGATGTTATTCATTATTCCAATCTTGACAGTTTAGGCCCTGTTGCGTACATGGTAATAAACTACGACATGCATGCGAATTTTGCAGAGAGGTGACATTCTGAGACGCCATCTTTCCACCTTCATATAGGCGAGAAGACCATCACCTTGGATGACGCCTCATGCCTCCTACATCTTCTCATCAAGGAGAAATGATTAGACCATAAAAGGATCAGGCAAGAGGAAGTCGTCGATATGATAGTCATCCATTTGGGGGGTTGACCCTGCTATGGCCGCACAAGAGGCCTCTGACACAAGAGGTGTAACACCCTATCTTCCCCACACATAAATATACGAAAATCAAAGTTTCATCAAAATAAAAATAGGATGTAGCACATTCTCAAATTCAAACATACATGCCCTGTAACACTTTGACAGATAGTAATCAACATATTTTCTCAAGGTGTCTtcgcatgctcaccttcacttagggtatcatcgcaGCGGAATTTCTCATCAACAAAGTATGCAATCAATAaattatttaatttcaaaaaatttaTAACATAAACGAAATCATAAATGCGATCTCTTTAAAACCTCAAAACATAAAAATATCAAACATGAGAGTATACAACAACTCTCTAACGAAAGATTAGACAAAAACTCGCAAACGTTTTCCAGTGTTATATATCAGAGCACGTAAACTAAAACGCAGAAAGAAAAAGAGTAAACAACCTCATGACATCCTCCACTCTAAACAACTACTCAGTTACCTGCTTATTTGTACCCGAAAGAGAAGGACAGAccacaataacaacaacaaagGGGTGAGAAATCACAATCAATAATAATATGCATTATACTGCAAGGTAGAATATCTACACAACATATTCTACACAATATCATTCACAATATATCACAATATATTCTCACACTCAAACTCATCAATCATTCACATCTCAACAAAATGCAAATAATTCATTATACAACACAACTCAACTATGCAACTTTATGCGTATGCATGTAGTACCAACTCAATATTTGGTTCTTCATACGAACCAGGTTCCAATCTCTGTGAACCCTGAACCCCCTTTCTGAGCTTCAAGCTCCGTCTAAACTAGCATACATACCTCTTGACACAACTCTTATGATGCATGATCATATCATCAAATTAATGCATTAAGAACCCTCTTTGATCCTAACATAAATGCATTGACAACTCTAGTAATTCCCTCTTTGGATTAAATCATACCAAAATCATAAATTGCACATTATCAATCAATAGGGCAACACAAGCATGCTAATAATTCATCTCTACAAAATTATATTTCAAACATGCAACAATACCACAAACATAACTCAAAATAATCCATATTCACAACATTCCCATATTTCATACTTATTCTCAACGCTTAACATCTCGTCATAGCAACATATTCATACATTTTCACAACTCATAAAACATATTCCTCAAACTCGCACAACTCGACATTTATTCGAtcaaataatttttaataattattgTCATCAATTACTCATGTTATTACAACATATTAAGCCTCTGGAATTATTACCAATTGATAAAAATTCACGTTATCTTTCCAACGCTTTGAACTGCGTCTCATTCCGAGTTACGGAACTCAAGTTATGATAAAAACAAAAACAGAAGAATTTTGTTGCTGGAGCATCTCGCTACGCGAGAGCCTCCCCATACCCGTGATTTAAAAAAATCCCCATCCTCGAGCCCATACCCGCTTGGGTGCCAAAGTTATCACCCGTACCCATGCCCTATGGGTATGTAAGTACCCATACCCGTACCCGTGACCTGCATTCCTATTAAAAGTAAATAGATCAgttataaaatatcatataattttaagtttttaaaaacattaaaaaaatttcaaacaatTTATTGTTGAAATAAACGAACACTTATATTAAATACGTAATGGTTTAACATTGATATATGTTTTATAATTGATAGACATACATTTTCatataataatataaactaaaatatataaatataaatataaatacATAAATATATAGTGTGCGGGTATGAGGCGGGGTGAGTACCAAGGTGCCCATACCCGCACCCGTACCCGCTTATTTTTATGGGTAATTACCCGAGCCCATGCCCGTTCCCATTTTTACGGGTTTTTACCCTACCCATTATGGGTAAATTTGTGTGTGCCCATTAGAGATGGATCAAATTTCCACCCCTACTCCCTCGCTAAGCGACGACGTAAAGATATGCAAAAATCATAATGCGATTTTCACCATTGGAGGACCTATGGAATTCTGATTTCGATTCTGTAAAAAGTCAGACACTCAGAAGTAGGCATACTACGATTATCCCATGATTAAAATCTAATTTAACACATAAAATCCATTATTTCCATGAAAATCATTGATTTGCAAAACCTTCGACAATGCAACAATGGTGGGAAAACATCAAGTATAAAAGCAGAAAAATCAATCACGAATAGTGCACGGGTTCATCAATTATTACAGACAATTTTCATATACAATCAAAATTCATCCACAACGTACaccctattggaggttaaggacTTATCTACCATACCCCTCATGCATAAGCCCTACTGAAAGCTATTCAACCCCCTTACCGGATACTCCtaacaacaaaattttaatttctgGTAGAACTTCTTCTTCTCCACTCCAAGTTTCTTCCTCTTCTTAACCCTTtggtctctttctcttttctaTGGTTTCTACGTATAGACAAAATAGGATATTCCTAATTTTCTCTCATTATAatggatgacttctcggcaagtgtatcCATAGTGTTGTTGTACTAAAAAGATATTGATTCCACATGGACTGCTATTTAACAAAACAATAGTTGTACAAGTATAAAAAGTAACAATTGAGGTTTTTTTTAGTTTGGATGCTAAAATAAAAGTTACTCTAAAATAAGACGAAAGGAGTCGGGTTTTATATATAATCCCTTATTTCTCCTTTATTGATGTCTAATGCATTACATGAATGAGAAAGTCATTATATTTCCACGACGAATTAACACAACCACTATACCCAATCCCTTGGTGTATAACTCACTAATTTCTACATGGGATCTCCTGTCCCTACTCAACCAACATAAGTGAAATTGAGAGATGTAATAGAACGTTAATTCTAAcgccactactcggggtctcttatccctattcaaccagcgtaagtacaaCAATGACCCTAGTTCTAACACATAaactaatggtcagtattccctatcTGTCCAAGATCaaattaaaagagtatctcacataaaaaaaTATTAAGCAAAAGAAACAATTGAATAGAAATATAACTCCAATTATTCATGCAATGACAAATTAAACATATGTCCCAACAGGTTCAAAATAAGTTCCCACTTTCACAATTAATTTTTCCTCAATTCCCACTTTCACCCAAAAAGCTctattttctttttaaataattaatctaatatattattattactaaAATAATTTCTAGTAATTGTGGCCCACTTCTACTCATCCAATCTCTAATCACTCTCCACACTCTCACCTCAAGGTCACACACCCCTGACACCCATATTATTCAATTATCACATGCAATAATTAAATCAAATtataataattcaaataattcgGTAAATCAAGAATAtgggtgttacaactctcccccacttaaagaAATGCTGCCCTAGAAAATTACCTTAAGCAAACAGAATCTGGTACAACTCCCTCATCTGGCTCTCTAGCTCCCAAGTCACGTTTCCGTCAGTaggtcctccccaagctaccttcaccaaggtaATCTCTTTACCACACAACTGCTTCACTTTCTGATCCTCTATCTGCATGGGTGATGCTTCAACAATCAagttatctctcacctgtacatcatccacttgtACCACATGGGACGAATCCATAATGTATCTCATCCattgagacacatgaaacacatcatgaagattaacAAACGACGGTGGTAAAGTGATCTGATATGCTACCTCCTATCCTCTATAGAATCTGGTATGGAACAATGAAACGTGAAGTGAGCTTTCGAGACTTTGAAGCTCGACCCACACTAGTTATCAGAGTAACTCTAAGAAACACATGATCACCCTCTTGGAACCCAAGTgctttcctcctcttgtcatggtaactcttctgacgactctaCGAAGCTCTTATCTTTTGAATCATTTTAATCTTCTCTGTCGTTTGTTGGATAATCTCAGGCCCAACTACAGTATTCTCTCCCGATTCATACCAAGACAAAGGCACcctacaccttctaccatacaatGACTCAAAAGTTCTCAACAAGACAAAGGCGCcctacaccttctaccatacaatAAACTTTATCAACGGTAAAAATCCATCCCAAACACCTTTTTTATGGAGTAGACAAGTTCTCAATAAGTCTTCTAAATATTGGATAATCATCTTCGTCTGACCATCTGTCTGCAGGTGATAAGCAGAACTCAACCGCAACTTCGTACCCAACGCTTTCTGCAAGCTCTCCTAGAACCTTGAAGTAAATCTTAGATCTCTATTAGATACAATACTGAAAGGAATACCATGCATACTAACAATCCTATCAATATACATCTCCATTAGTTTCTCCAATGTATAATTAAGTCTTATCGAAAGGAAATGAGCCGATTTATTCAACCTCTCGACGATGACCCAAATCGTAACACAACCTTTCGATGCCCTCAGAAAACTAGACACGAAATCCATCGAAATCATGTCCCGTTTCCACTCTGGAATAGACAACGACTGCATCAATCCTAACGACTTCCGATGCTCCacctttgacttctgacaagtcaaacacATATACACAAAACTAGAAACCTCCTTCTTTATTCCTAGCCACCCGTTACCTTGGATTTTTCGACTTGGCTATAAGTAACAAGTATTAATGGGAAAACAATGAATATACTAGGTTGAAGGACAAGGTAAACAAAGTCGAAGGGGAACCGAGTTAATGCCAGGTCAAAAGTCACGTATAGTGGTGTGAGTCGAAGTGATTACACGTTGAAGGGCATTGTAAGAGTTCAGGGACTTAGTGAAATTGAATACTATGCTATGTTGGCTAAGGTTGGAGTTCATCATTATAATGGGAACAATGTCTTTTAGGAGTTGAATATGGAAAATGCTGGAGTGGGCTATCGTAACATGGTTGACATTAAAGACTTAGACGTAGGAGGTCAGTTCTTGATGACCAGTAAAAGTAGTTAAGATATTTGAATGCTGTTAAAAGAGTGGTAACTGGTTTAACATAGATGTTTACTCGAAGACACATGGAGGCTCGTTATAGGGTTAGTCGATCGTTCTTGGGTAGTTATTTTGGAGTAGTATATAAAGGGACTTATGTTCATTTGGGAAAAGGTCTGCAATTGTACACATATTCTATAAACTCAAAGTACATGTGCATTTGAGAAACAAGTGAGGAAAATGTACGTATGCGTTCCATAATTTATAAATTTAAAGTCTTTTCACATTTAAATATCTTTTATGCATTGAATTACCTTTCAATTTCATTTTACAATTTATGCCTCTACTTCACCttgcattttattttaatcttTATTCTGAAAATCTTTTATTCCAAATCTTACTTCAAACATTGAAATAAATTGAAGAAGTTACCCTTCAGTTTCGACACCGAATGTTGTTCAAAACCATAAATGCATACAAATATGTTTTGGGATATTTTCGAGTTTGATCCCTTAAGTATTAATAGAaacttgtgtttgtttatcaAGTTTCATtgtaaacaaattggcacacctggtgggacctttttttttgtgttttttgctttgcatttttggaaaatttaTAACTTTTCATTCCCGTAACTTCTCATTCTCTGAGTGCGAGTGCACATGAGATTAAGGTATGGTAAAATAACAAAGAGAGAAGTTAGAAGACCTTTAAGGGGATACACTTGGAGAATGACTGTAATGCCCCAAACTactttcaggattatcgactgaccccacaaaTCAACACAGGTCTTTTTAGCATGTTTTATCCTTACTCACACGCTTTCCAAAAAACTTCCCaaaaggtcacccatccaaatactattccaagtcaagcacgcttaactatggagttcttatctgttaggctaccgaaaagaagatgcatcttgttggtataggtagtaccaaataatccttataagtcttccttcaaccatgcagtcaCATACCTGTACAGCttcaggatccctctcattccaATGTGAATTCAGTTTTTTCTCTAGAAGCTtctaggagtgtctcattgtcatgcctcgtgcaccgacaaccactccctcgccctTGGGTGTAACatagtaccaattaatccttataagccttaTGGCTCTGGTAATATTTTAATCTTTGTCCGTTCACTACAAAAGGACTACATGAATGATCACCGATTTCTATTGCCCCAGATTTCAGGACTTTGGTGACCTCAtaagggccagtccatcttgagcATAATTTACCAGGAAATAATCACAATCTAGAGTTAAAGAGAAGTACGGGGTCACCTACGTTAAATTCTTTTTTAACTATCTTTTTTTCATGCCATGCTTTGGTTCTTTCTTTATAGATGATGGCATTTCCGTAAGCATTTCGACGTAGTTCTTCTAATTTATGGATGTCTAGAATGCGTTTTTCACCGGCTGCTAAGTAGTCCATATTAAGGGCTTTTATGGCCCAATAAGCTTTATGTTCTAGCTCAAGCGGTaggtggcaagattttccataaacCAATTAATAAGGGGTTATTCCTATAGGGTTTTGAACGTGATCATGTAAACCCACAATGCTTCTTGTAGTCTTAGGGACCAATCTTTCCGGGATATCGAAATGGTTTTCTCTAAGATTTGTTTAATCTCCTTATttgatacttccacttgaccacTGGTCTGCGGATGGTACGGTGTTGCTACTCTGTATTTTACTCCATATTcatttaaaatattattaaatattcTTGATATGAAATTTGATCCTTCGTCGCTTATAACGAGGCGAGATACTCCAAATCTAGGAAATATGTAGTCTTAAAATAATTTGATGACTACGCGAGTGTCGTTTATGGGTGAATCTACaacttcaatccacttagacacgtagtcAACGGCTACTAAAATGTACTTATTTCCCatcgaagatggaaaaggtcccataAAATGTATTCCCTAGACATCAAAGAGTTTTATTTCTTGCATATTTTTCAaaggcatttcatcacgtcttgagACGTTCCTAGTGCGTTGACATCGATCACATCTGATAATATAGGCATGGATGTCGCACCATAATGTTGGCCAGAAAATGCCTGCTTGGAGTATTTTGGCGCAAGTCTTAGACGTGCCCGCATGTCCACCGTATGATGCAGAGTGACAGTGTTTGATTATATTCTCTACTTCCTCTTCAGGGACACAACGACGAAATATACCGTCTATTTCTCTCTTGAATAGGAGGGACTCGTCCTAGTAGAAGTGTTTTATGTCGTGAAAGAATTTCTTCTTATGTTGGCAATTAAGGTCGGGGGGTAtgatatcagcagctaggtagTTTACAAAGTCGGCGTATCAAGGTACGTTTGTTAATACAAGAGATTTTTCAATGTCTTGTTTTAAATAAGGGTCCGGGTCATCATAATGATTGGTTTTAATTTCCATTATAAGTATGTCATAGGTAAATTCATCATTTATCGGGATAAGATATGGTTTTAGGTATTCGAGCCTCGAGAGGTGGTCAGCAACCACGTTCTCGGTGCCTTTCTTATCACGAATATCTAgatcgaattcttgtagtaaaAGGATCCAGTGAAAGAGTCTAGGCTTAGCGTCCTTTTTGCTTAATAGATATCAGATGGCGGCGTGATCGATGTAAACTATGATTTTAGCTCTGACTAAATAAGATCGGAATTTATCGATGGCGAAAACAATGGCGAGGAGTTCTTTTTCAGTTGTGGCATAATTAAGTTGTGCAACATCTAATGTCCTACTAGAGTAGTAAATTACATGAAgttttttatctttcctttgcCCTAACACAACACCCACATTGTAATCCCTTGCATCGCACATAATTTCGAAAGGTTGGCTCCAATCGGGCGGTTGCATAAGAGGTGCGAAGATTATTGCTTGTTTAAGGTGTTTGAAAGCTTGTAGGCACTTATCGTTGAAAATGAATTCAACTTCTTTCATTAGAAGATTTGTTAAAGGTTTTGTTATTTCGGAGAAATCCTTAatgaagcgtcggtagaaaccggcgtgtccaaggaaacttcggATATCTCTAATTATCTTAGGTGGTTGGAGGTTTTCTATAACCTCTATTTTAGCCTTATCAACTTCCATACCTCTCTCAGATACTATGTGTCCTAACACTATTCCTTTGGTGACCAtaaaatgacatttctcccagtTTAGAACAAGATTGACTTCCACGCATCGTTCTAGAATTTTCTCAAGTTTAGttaaacaattttcaaaactgGATCCATATACCTAGAAATCATCCATGAAAACTTCCATGATCTCGTCGAGGaaatctgcgaagattgacatcatacatCGTTGAAAGGTAGTTGGGACATTGCATAGTCCGAATGGCATTCGTCGATAGGAAAATGTTCCATATGGGCAtgtaaaggttgttttctcttgatcaTCGAGGTGAATGGGAATTTGGAAAAATCCTAAGTATCCATCTAAATAGAAAAGTAAGAATGTCTTGCTAGGCGTTCAAGCATTTGGTCTATGAACGAGAGTGGGAAATGGTCTTTACTAGTTACTTTATTAAGttttctataatcaatacacatacGCCAACCGCTTTCTATGTGTTTAGCT from Lathyrus oleraceus cultivar Zhongwan6 chromosome 7, CAAS_Psat_ZW6_1.0, whole genome shotgun sequence encodes the following:
- the LOC127107707 gene encoding nuclear transport factor 2 isoform X4, translated to MAVSEVTSTPTTQMVGNAFVEQYYSILHRDPDQVHRFYQDSSVLSRPEEDGTMTSVTTTAEIDKKIQSLDYTSFRVEVLSADAQPSYNNGVIVVVTGCLTGTDNVKRKFAQSFFLAPQDKGFYVLNDVFRYVDEYKSVDIESVPANDADESAPPSEAFTPEPEAVHVPEEIPPSQTVIADTDTIITKEVTLPLENGKLPVVESVIPVNHVKEPIHQELPPVTEKVASTNTQEDTPKKSFASIVNALKDNSAPFHLRASPAKPAVQPPRVHSSVPAPEVQAPPNADIPLEKNNENAGKAHAIFVANLPMNATVEQLDRVFKKFGSIKRDGIQVRSNKGSCFGFVEFESAASLQSALEASPPVMLDNRRLSIEERRGRSGYRNDRNDGFRGRGNFGGGRGGGGSFNGRNDFEKRGDFSGRPRGGNNNGRINGDAVPRSYQNGGKAPRQQAPVKVQ
- the LOC127107707 gene encoding nuclear transport factor 2 isoform X3 — its product is MAVSEVTSTPTTQMVGNAFVEQYYSILHRDPDQVHRFYQDSSVLSRPEEDGTMTSVTTTAEIDKKIQSLDYTSFRVEVLSADAQPSYNNGVIVVVTGCLTGTDNVKRKFAQSFFLAPQDKGFYVLNDVFRYVDEYKSVDIESVPANDADESAPPSEAFTPEPEAVHVPEEIPPSQTVIADTDTIITKEVTLPLENGKLPVVESVIPVNHVKEPIHQELPPVTEKVASTNTQEDTPKKSFASIVNALKDNSAPFHLRASPAKPAVQPPRVHSSVPAPEVQAPPNADIPLEKNNENAGKAHAIFVANLPMNATVEQLDRVFKKFGSIKRDGIQVRSNKQQGSCFGFVEFESAASLQSALEASPPVMLDNRRLSIEERRGRSGYRNDRNDGFRGRGNFGGGRGGGGSFNGRNDFEKRGDFSGRPRGGNNNGRINGDAVPRSYQNGGKAPRQQAPVKVQ
- the LOC127107707 gene encoding nuclear transport factor 2 isoform X1; translation: MAVSEVTSTPTTQMVGNAFVEQYYSILHRDPDQVHRFYQDSSVLSRPEEDGTMTSVTTTAEIDKKIQSLDYTSFRVEVLSADAQPSYNNGVIVVVTGCLTGTDNVKRKFAQSFFLAPQDKGFYVLNDVFRYVDEYKSVDIESVPANDADESAPPSEAFTPEPEAVHVPEEIPPSQTVIADTDTIITKEVTLPLENGKLPVVESVIPVNHVKEPIHQELPPVTEKVASTNTQEDTPKKSFASIVNALKDNSAPFHLRASPAKPAVQPPRVHSSVPAPEVQAPPNADIPLEKNNENAGKAHAIFVANLPMNATVEQLDRVFKKFGSIKRDGIQVRSNKQQGSCFGFVEFESAASLQSALEASPPVMLDNRRLSIEERRANNDRVQYSSGRSGYRNDRNDGFRGRGNFGGGRGGGGSFNGRNDFEKRGDFSGRPRGGNNNGRINGDAVPRSYQNGGKAPRQQAPVKVQ
- the LOC127107707 gene encoding nuclear transport factor 2 isoform X2; amino-acid sequence: MAVSEVTSTPTTQMVGNAFVEQYYSILHRDPDQVHRFYQDSSVLSRPEEDGTMTSVTTTAEIDKKIQSLDYTSFRVEVLSADAQPSYNNGVIVVVTGCLTGTDNVKRKFAQSFFLAPQDKGFYVLNDVFRYVDEYKSVDIESVPANDADESAPPSEAFTPEPEAVHVPEEIPPSQTVIADTDTIITKEVTLPLENGKLPVVESVIPVNHVKEPIHQELPPVTEKVASTNTQEDTPKKSFASIVNALKDNSAPFHLRASPAKPAVQPPRVHSSVPAPEVQAPPNADIPLEKNNENAGKAHAIFVANLPMNATVEQLDRVFKKFGSIKRDGIQVRSNKGSCFGFVEFESAASLQSALEASPPVMLDNRRLSIEERRANNDRVQYSSGRSGYRNDRNDGFRGRGNFGGGRGGGGSFNGRNDFEKRGDFSGRPRGGNNNGRINGDAVPRSYQNGGKAPRQQAPVKVQ